A genomic stretch from Coffea arabica cultivar ET-39 chromosome 10c, Coffea Arabica ET-39 HiFi, whole genome shotgun sequence includes:
- the LOC113714185 gene encoding zinc finger BED domain-containing protein RICESLEEPER 2-like, whose translation MDTPNQEQSSIIRSVGDSASPVNITDKGIAVNIDEELELSLGDEELGSEDEALEDGLSQIKEIVGTIRDSVEFINKTDGRRLQFAEIVRQVQLPEKMLIYDCKTRWNSTYEMLTCVLKFQDVFPRYRDREPNYDFCPTLEDWEKVTKVCNILKAFWTTTHVISGSDYLTANLYLNKVCRIKVLLDSKVNDEDDFVRSMVQKMKLKFDKYWGECNLLMSIAAILDPRCKMRAINYCFPLLYPSHKVQGNIGKVRQALYDLYDEYVEMHVSSQSGSSSQPLIGNDHLTKSSSSASSLVSHVSGMSEFLTHIATVESVQPVKNELDTYFEDGLLTAADDSTVDIVNLDALKWWKDTTKYKILPKMAADILAIPISTVASEATFSAGTRVIDSYRTSLAPETVEMLMCAGNWCRKLHGVKKREKKLKDRQEIVLPIS comes from the exons ATGGATACGCCCAACCAAGAGCAGTCTTCAATTATTAGATCAGTTGGTGATTCCGCTAGTCCAGTGAATATCACTGACAAGGGAATTGCTGTTAACATTGACGAAGAGTTGGAATTATCTCTTGGTGATGAAGAATTAGGGAGTGAAGATGAAGCATTAGAAG ATGGACTTAGTCAAATCAAGGAAATAGTTGGAACAATCAGGGACAGTGTGGAATTTATCAATAAGACAGATGGAAGACGCTTACAATTTGCTGAAATTGTACGCCAGGTGCAGTTGCCAGAAAAAATGCTAATTTATGACTGCAAAACAAGGTGGAATTCTACTTATGAGATGCTGACTTGTGTACTGAAGTTTCAAGATGTTTTTCCAAGATACAGAGATAGAGAGCCAAATTATGATTTCTGTCCAACCTTGGAAGATTGGGAAAAGGTTACAAAAGTTTGCAATATTTTGAAAGCATTTTGGACAACAACTCATGTGATATCTGGTAGTGATTATCTTACAGCAAATTTATATCTAAATAAAGTTTGTCGGATTAAAGTACTACTAGATAGTAAGGTTAATGATGAAGATGACTTTGTCCGGTCAATGGTGCAAAAGATGAAGCTGAAATTTGATAAGTACTGGGGAGAGTGTAACTTGTTAATGTCTATAGCAGCTATTTTGGATCCCAGATGCAAGATGAGAGCCATaaactattgctttccattgctTTATCCTTCACATAAAGTGCAAGGCAATATAGGCAAGGTTCGACAAGCCTTGTATGACCTATATGATGAATATGTGGAGATGCATGTTTCAAGCCAAAGTGGATCATCTTCTCAACCACTAATCGGCAATGATCATCTAACCAAGAGCAGCAGTAGTGCATCTTCGTTAGTGTCTCATGTTTCGGGTATGAGTGAATTTCTGACCCATATTGCTACCGTTGAGAGTGTTCAACCCGTCAAGAATGAGTTGGATACCTACTTTGAAGACGGTCTCCTCACAGCTGCAGATGATTCAACGGTAGACATCGTGAATTTGGATGCCTTGAAGTGGTGGAAAGACACAACAAAATACAAGATTCTTCCCAAGATGGCTGCTGATATTTTAGCCATTCCAATAAGCACTGTAGCTTCAGAAGCTACATTTAGTGCTGGGACCAGAGTAATCGACTCATACCGTACTTCCTTGGCTCCAGAAACTGTGGAAATGTTGATGTGTGCTGGAAATTGGTGTCGTAAGCTACACGGggtgaaaaaaagggaaaag aaATTGAAGGATAGACAAGAGATTGTGTTGCCTATTTCTTGA